A window of the Gossypium hirsutum isolate 1008001.06 chromosome A05, Gossypium_hirsutum_v2.1, whole genome shotgun sequence genome harbors these coding sequences:
- the LOC107917946 gene encoding cyclic nucleotide-gated ion channel 17: MELKKDKLVRFYSDGKRHKETPWGKNDPSFLEKSSSGYKISFSSVLKPEIGMDGGRNRLPEMGKIGRSKVLPQDNALWYKRILDPGSEIVLQWNWVFIISCLVALFIDPLYFYFPAVGGDAKTSCVKTDTNLRIVVTCFRTVADIFYLLHIIIKFRTGYVAPNSSTRVFGRGELVMDPKKIARRYLRSDFFIDFIATLPLPQIVIWFIIPATRSPRTDHKNNALALIVLIQYIPRLYLIFPLSSQIIKATGVVTKTAWAGAAYNLLLYMLASHVVGAAWYVLSVDRYTSCWKKICKKEFPPHRCNLSYLDCDTFGRTDRNTWAKVTDVFKQCDPNNDIDFLYGIFESAVKKNVVKKGFLQKYFYCLWWGLQQLSSYGQNLSTSTFIGETLFAILISILGLVLFAHLIGNMQTYLQSLTVRLEEWRLKRRDTEEWMSHRQLPEDLRHRVRRFVQYKWLATRGVNEEAILHGLPADLRRDIQRHLCLDLVRRVPFFSQMDDQLLDAICERLVSSLSTEGTYLVREGDPVTEMLFIIRGRLESSTTNGGRTGFFNSIVLRPGDFCGEELLAWALLPKSTMNLPSSTRTVRALVEVEAFALRAEDLKFVANQFRRLHSKKLQHTFRFYSHHWRTWAACFIQAAWRRYKRRMMENSLMTESLSLDEKEDDETGQEKEKNFIVGSNPSQAKLNLGVTILASRFAANTRRGAQKIKDVEMPKLQKPEEPDFSAEPDDD; this comes from the exons ATGGAGTTGAAGAAGGACAAGCTTGTCAG GTTCTACTCTGATGGAAAACGACATAAAGAAACACCATGGGGAAAGAATGACCCATCATTCCTTGAGAAGTCATCTTCTGGGTACAAGATTTCATTTTCTTCAGTGCTAAAACCGGAGATTGGAATGGATGGAGGAAGAAATAGACTTCCTGAAATGGGGAAAATTGGACGGTCAAAGGTTTTGCCACAGGATAATGCACTTTGGTACAAGAGAATTCTTGATCCTGGCAGTGAGATTGTATTGCAATGGAACTGGGTTTTCATTATTTCATGTTTGGTGGCACTTTTCATCGAcccattgtatttttattttcctgCCGTTGGAGGGGATGCAAAGACCTCATGCGTAAAGACAGATACAAACTTGCGAATTGTTGTTACCTGCTTTCGAACTGTTGCCGATATTTTTTATTTGCTGCACataatcataaaatttagaaCAGGTTATGTTGCACCAAACTCATCAACTAGAGTGTTTGGAAGGGGTGAACTTGTAATGGACCCTAAGAAGATTGCACGGAGGTATCTTAGATCTGATTTCTTCATTGATTTCATTGCAACACTTCCTCTTCCTCAG ATAGTTATCTGGTTTATCATTCCAGCAACACGAAGTCCTCGGACTGATCATAAAAATAATGCCCTTGCATTAATTGTTCTGATTCAGTACATTCCCAGATTGTATTTGATTTTTCCTTTAAGTTCTCAAATTATTAAAGCAACTGGAGTGGTTACAAAGACGGCGTGGGCGGGTGCTGCCTACAATCTTCTCTTATACATGTTAGCTAGTCAT GTCGTAGGGGCAGCATGGTATGTGCTCTCTGTTGACAGGTATACTTCATGCTGGAAGAAAATTTGCAAAAAGGAATTTCCTCCTCACAGATGTAACCTGTCCTATTTAGATTGCGACACTTTTGGCCGTACTGATCGCAATACGTGGGCAAAAGTCACAGATGTGTTCAAGCAATGTGACCCCAACAATGATATTGATTTCCTGTATGGCATATTTGAAAGTGCAGTAAAAAAGAATGTCGTCAAAAAGGGCTTTCTTCAGAAGTATTTCTATTGCTTATGGTGGGGCTTACAGCAACTTag TTCATATGGCCAGAATTTATCAACAAGCACTTTTATTGGGGAGACCCTATTTGCTATACTTATTTCTATCCTGGGTCTTGTTCTGTTTGCCCACTTGATTGGCAACATGCAG ACTTATTTGCAATCCCTCACAGTGAGACTAGAGGAATGGAGACTTAAGCGAAGGGACACTGAGGAGTGGATGAGCCATCGCCAGCTTCCTGAAGATTTAAGACATCGTGTTAGACGTTTTGTTCAGTACAAATGGCTTGCAACTCGGGGAGTTAATGAAGAAGCCATCTTGCATGGCTTACCTGCTGATCTTCGTCGTGATATTCAACGACACTTATGCTTGGACCTTGTTCGACGT GTCCCTTTCTTCTCCCAAATGGATGATCAGCTGCTTGATGCAATATGTGAACGCCTAGTGTCGTCCTTGAGCACTGAGGGTACTTATCTTGTTCGTGAGGGTGACCCTGTGACAGAGATGCTTTTCATTATTAGAGGTAGATTAGAGAGTTCTACAACAAATGGTGGTCGAACTGGTTTCTTCAACTCAATTGTGTTGAGACCTGGAGATTTTTGTGGAGAGGAACTGCTTGCATGGGCTTTGCTACCAAAATCCACCATGAACTTACCCTCTTCAACAAGAACAGTCAGAGCTTTAGTTGAGGTTGAAGCATTTGCACTACGTGCTGAAGATCTCAAGTTCGTAGCAAACCAATTTAGACGGCTTCATAGCAAGAAATTACAGCATACCTTCCGGTTTTACTCCCACCATTGGAGGACATGGGCAGCCTGCTTCATACAGGCTGCTTGGCGTCGGTACAAAAGGAGGATGATGGAGAACAGTCTGATGACAGAATCACTTTCTTTGGATGAGAAAGAGGATGATGAGACGGGGCAGGAGAAAGAGAAGAATTTCATTGTAGGCTCCAATCCTTCTCAGGCAAAACTGAACCTTGGAGTAACAATATTAGCATCGAGGTTTGCAGCAAACACTAGGAGAGGAGCTCAAAAAATCAAAGATGTTGAGATGCCTAAATTGCAAAAACCAGAGGAACCTGACTTTTCTGCGGAGCCCGATGATGATTGA